The sequence GGACGTTGTCTGTTCGGGTACAAGACCATTCAACGTCGATTCCATAGAAGTGCCTGTGAATGAACCCAGACCGTTCTTGATGGGGCCCAAGCCTGGACAATGCTCCGTATTACATCAAGTCTATTCTATTTATCCCTGTTTAGGTGTCGAAACTAGACCCAGGCACAATTGATATGAATACACCGCGTCACAAAGGAAAAGCTCAAAACAGCAAAGGGCAGCAGAACGCACAAAAAGGGGAGTTTGATGATATAATCGCAGAAAATGCCAGTcgtggagaggagaaaaataTGCAGAGCGCAGGTTTCTCGGCTTAGGGCTGGAGGGCAGGAAAGTTGCTTTTTGATATGATACACGCACCCTAACCCGAGACCTTCGCACAGATTACAGAAGAATGGGTCAAGAGACAACGGGATGCTTTATGTGAGATTTGCGTCAGATCAGTTCGCATCCTGGGTCTTCTCGGCAACGTCGTGGTGGGTCTTGGGGACGAGCTGGTTGCTCTCAGCGAGCTCGGCATTGACATCGGCGGCCGCAAGGGCGGGAGCGTCGCCCTCGGGCTCGTCATCCTCTAGTTCCGCGCCGTAGACGTCGGGATGTTGACGGAAGCAATCTTGCATGTCCCTGTGATAAGATGGTTAGGATATGGAATCGCCCCAAAAAGATTTGCTCGCGGTTAGACATACTTGAACTTCTCAATGCACTCAATGCCCTTGGGTTCCTCGTTGGAGTAGACAAAGCACGAGAATGCCGCCCGGAACTCCTCGCCGCAAGGACCGTGAGCCATACCGCCCAAGCAAGGGCAATCCCAGTTGATCTCGCCAGTCTCTGGATTGAATGCCGCTGACTCGGGAGGCTCCTCTGATTCGATACCGACCTGGGGGTTGATTTCCACGGCAGCAGCATCAGCTGTCGCATCGGCTGCCggtgttgaagaagccggCGCATCGACCTTTGGCTGTGAGGAAGAGGCGGCCTTTTCTTCGCGGATCTTGGGGGTGATGGAATCGAGAGTGGTCACAGCAGAGTCTTCGGTGGTCTCTTGGCTGAAGTGGCTCATGAGGGAGACTGGATAGAGAAAGCAGAGTTAGCAAATTGTCTAGAGATTCGAAGTGGCCAAAAGTTCGGACCAATGCGACGGGTTCGGGCGATGCATCGCGGATGCATGCCGAGGAAAGTTTGAAAAGTCACTCGATCGGGAACATACAAGAGGGCTCCTGAGCAAAGGCATTGCTCGTGTTATAGTAGTAGACGGCACCACCGGCCAGACCGAGACGGACAAAGATGCTCTTCCAGCTTCGCGGTTTGGAGACCGGGCTGGCAGTGCTTATCAATCGAGTGTTTGCCGGGCTACGAGCCGCGACAGCAGGTGCGCGAGCCAGCGCTCGAGCGGCAGGACGGAACATATTGAAGTGAGTGACGGGAAAAGGGTCAATGAGGGGCCGATTTGAGAAACCGAGATCGCTGTCGCGACGAAAGGATCAGAGCGCAATGCGGGACACAGCGGAGGATAGAAGCCGAAGCTGCGGACGGAGAAGTTGGTGGAATTGGAAGAAGTGGATTCCGGCCTGAGGTTTGGCATTCAACCAGTCACGTTGCACGGATCTGACCAGCGCGCGCGACTCGACCTCTTCTGGCTGGCAACACTGGAGAACAAGAATCTGAAGAACAGCCGACCAGAGCATAAGTTCGTCTTGAACTGATAATCAGACTACTTGAAATCTGCAATATGGAGTGGGATCCAAGTCGGTTCTTTCGACCTGAGGGGAGTCCGTCACCTTATGCTCTCTTGATGCTCAACCAGCCAATCAACGAGAAGGCGTTTGCTGTTTTAAGTCAACATGGTACGTGCTTGGCGATCATTTTGAATGGTCTTTTTGAATGCCATCTATAGAACGGGTGCACGCGCAAGTACAACACCTTAGTAAGGTGTCTGCTAACATTACGTTCTGCACAGCTTCTTACATCGTTTGTGCCGATGGCGGGGCAAATCGTCTCTACGATATGATGAAAGCGCAAGGCAAGGAATTTACCCAAGTAAGCAATTATTCATGACTCGACACAAGTACCATTTGACAATTACATATTGGAGACCCCAAAAATTAATACACCTGTACAAAAACTGGACTGAAAAGCACCTTGACTGATCCAATAATCCTCAGCTTCCTGATAAAATCATTGGTGATCTGGATTCCATCCGTCCCGCAGTACGACAACACTACGAGGATCTCAATGTATCAGTCGTCAAGGATCCCGATCAATATTCAACAGATTTTACCAAATGCCTCAAATACCTCAATAGTCAGGCATCGGAGATCATCAAAAAGTCACCACAGCATCAAAAAATCAGCGATAGCCAGGGAAATACCTCCACAAACGGCCCTGCCTCAATACCAAGGCTTGAGATTCTCATTCTCGGCGGTCTTGGTGGTCGAGTCGACCAGGCTttttcacaaattcatcACCTGTATATGATGACTCAGACGCAGCGCCAATTAAAAGATGGATCGCTTGAAGAGAGCCCCGGCGCAGGCGGTAATCTCTATCTGATCTCCGAAGAGAGCATCTCTTTTGTGCTTCATGAGGGCAAGAACACCATTTTAACGCCCCGTACGAATCGACCTGCCGAATATGACTCACTTCGCCAGGCACCGAACCAGGACCAGCTGATCGAAGGGAGTCCGCTGTCTAAACTACCCGAGACGGAGTACTTCTTTGAAGAGAACATTGGCATTATTCCGCTTTCAGCACCGGCGTCAATTACCACACAAGGGTTTGAATGGGATGTCGAGAATTGGCAGACTGAGATTGGCGGCCAAATATCTACAAGCAATCATATTCGCGCGGATCAGGTTGAGGTTTCGACCAATGTTCCGGTCCTCTTCACAGCGGAATTGGCGCAAAGATTGAAACGAGCCTGAACTCGTGTCCGCCTCCATGATCAACTTGAGATCGGACAAGGTCAGAGATGTTAGTTTACTACCGGTATGAGCCGGTCTAGACACACCGTTTGCTTTGAAAGTCACATATGCAAAATGCCATGGCGAAGAGAATTGCGATAAAAGAAATCCCAAGAAAGTAAACGGCTTGTGAGGGGACAGGATAACCAGTGAAGAAACCAACCCAGCACCAGCAAAATGCCCACACCCATACGcctcttcttgttcatcaGACATGCCAAAAAGATACCAAGTAATCCGGATCAAAGGAACCCGTGCACTGCACACCAAACTAAAATCAAAAGCCCCGTCAAGATGTATGTCGCAAGACGAAAACTCAGCCTGTAGGATACAAGAaagagaccgagaagccGCATCGATCTCTGTTCACAAGCCAAAACAAAAGGGGAACGCGCCTCGTAGCATACCATCAGCGCGCCGAAGAGATCGTTCTAGGGGAGAGAAATGTGCAGATTACAAGACCGAGCTGCCAGCGACGACTGCCATCACACCTGCCAATCTGTATCGGGGCTGTCCGACCCTTGTTCACCATCTGCAAATTCAGAGGCAGGTAGTCTGTACAGGAGAAAGACATCAGACCCATGAGATGTTGGATATGTTCAGGGCCGGCGGAGAATGGCCTCGTAAAGAGCGCCGATCACACCGATTGCGGCACCGGTCCACATCCCGTAGTAGTTACCGGGGATGGCGGCATTGACCTTCTCCAGGGCGATCTTGCTGTACATGCCCCAGTAAGAAAAGCCCTGCACGTACACCTTCCACACCATCAACGACTTGGCGATGTTGAATGTGATGGGATCAAAAGTGCTGATGGACGATGACGAGCGGCCGCGACGCGCACCTCCACCAGTCGCAGCGTACCAGCTCAAATTGAAGAAATAAGCCGCCACCAACGGGACAATCAGGTTGGTGAGAAGCCACAGTGTGAAGGGTCCCCAGAAGCCGGGAGTCAATAGACGAAACAGATCGGGGACCTTGACGGGGATTGCGGGAGTGTGCAAAGTCGGGTTGGCATCAATTGTGGTCAAGAAGCGATTGGGTAGCTGATCGGACACCACGGTGTACGCCTCAACAAGCACAACAAGCGCCTCAATCGCAAAAAGACTACTCAGATTCGCGCGCAGTGAGTGCGTGCGCTCCGTAACTCCCGAAGAAGTCCAGGCTTGTTCGATACCCTCACGGACTCGCGTGGTCTGTCGGTCGATGACGTCCGTCACGACGGCGGGAGATGGAGGAACATCAAAGGCCGCGCGCACGCGATTTGTCGACCGGCGCACCACCTCGGTCGGGGATACGGGCGATTTGGGTGACTTGGGCGATTTGGTAGCCGTGCGAGATGGCGGTTCCTCGGACGAACTGTAGGCCGAAGTTAATACGATCGCGCCCTGGAGAATGCGCTTTCGCATGGGTTTAAAAATGGGTGGGAATCACTTACGTCGCCTCTTCCTGTCTTTGCGCAGCGGGCTTGCGACCCGGCGTCTTCTTCGCAGAGGGAGGAACCTCGACTTTGGGCTCGCGCTTCACGGGCGAGCCTCCTCGGGGTGGCGCAGACAGGCGCTTGTAATAATCGGCTAGGGTTTGTTCACCTGCAAAGATTGTGCGGTTGCTGCTCAAGTGCTTGTCCAGCGCGACAGCAAGTTCAGTCTTATTCAGGTCAGAGAAACTGCGATgcgggggagggaaaaaggtCAGCGCGAAATCGTGAAATCCTTGTTTAGCACCGCGTGCATCGCATTTGCGGTGCGCAATCAATAGTAACCTACTCCTGGAGGTCGGTTTTCTCTGCGAATTCGACCAACTCCGGCTTGCGCAGCTTGTTCAGATAAGGTAGGCCGCTTGACATGATGGTTGCGGATGGATAAGAATCCGGGTCCAAGCGGGCGCGCACGTTCAAATGGAATACGAGTAGGTAGTTTTATGCGACCAATTTGATCATGCAAATGACAAATGCGCAATAATGAGGATTTGAGAATGGTAGAGCCACAGAGTAAGAGTCTGTAAAATTGTATTGGATGTttcggaagaggaggggaaaatgcAAGTGTAGATgcaaggagaggaggggggagttagACTGGAGACTTGAGAATTGTTTACACGCGGATCGCCAAAACAAAACACGCTAGCGCGTCGGCCCTTTGTTCTCTGGGGAAAATTCCCGCTTCAGTGCCACCTTCCTCTCGTCACCGGAAATAGCCTTTCATGATGATATCATACatgactttttcttttttcttttaccTAGAGCCAATTATTTCTCCCTATTTGGCCTTTTCGGGTCAAGCGTTGATTGAATTGGGGGAGGGCAGCAAATCACGGTCACAAAAGATGTATGTATGGTACAAATGAGCCTTTCGGCTGGTCTAAAGAAGCTATAGTCTATCACAATGGGAGGTGAGAACAAACAatatacacacacacacggAGAAGATCCGGAGCAGGTcaaagggaagggggggatgaaagaaagataaagacCAAAAGATAAAAGCGGACGGCCCAGGAAACGCCACACCGATGAAGTAAACCCCAATCCAAATGCATACAGGCGGAGATAGACATTACAATGGTCGGTCCGAGTCCAAATGACTCTGGTAGACTTCCAGTTGCTTGAGCAGATATTGGTACATGACCAGCATGGTTCCACTTTGGATGCTAGTCCAAACACCACGGGGACCCACGCCGCGGAACCATCCGGCAAAACCCTCGGTGCGGTAGATCATCTTCAGTCCCGTGAAGACGGACGATGTATCCAGTCGCGGAGCGCCAGGAGGGGAAACGGATGTAGATGGAGAGGAGGTTGAAATAGGTCGCGAATGCGCTCTTGACGATTGATGAGCCTGTGAGGAAGTGGGCGCATGAGGCCGTGGGCTCTCCTTTGGAACATGGTCACCAGTGCACTTGCTGCCGGATCGTCCACTGGATTTGGACGGTGGATTTTGTTGAGTTTGAATGCGGGTTTTGACCACGTCTAACGGACAGGTAATGACACCCGCCATGCCACCGGCAGTGGCTGCGGTCAGAATCTCCAATCCCAACCCGATGTCTCTTTGTCCCACCCATTGCTTGGCCAGATTTTGCTCTTGCTCATAAAAGGCAAATTGGAGCGCAGAAAAGGGGAGATCTCGGTAGATGGTTGCCTTGTATCCGTGATAAAGCGCCGAGAAGCTTCTCTACGGACGATGGTCCGGAAAGCATCGGTCAGGCCGCGGTAGTTGTAGCCCGAATTGAAATGAGGATTGTTATAGCGGCCCTGTAGTTGGAGTCGAGTCTTCAAAACCTCTGACGGAACGTAGACGATCGATGCGGCCAGATCGGCGAAGAAACCGCCGGAGAGGTAGGCAATGTTTTGGTTGATGCCGGCATCAATCATGGCACGTTTGGTGAACTCGTAACATCCGAAGAAGATCACAGTGCCGGGAAATGAACCAAGCGCAGCTGGCGTGACTCCGCCATATAAACCACGGAAAAATCCTTCTTGCCGGTAAATGGTCGCATAGGACGCCGTCATTGAGGTATATCGAGGAGGGATGTTCGGATCACCTTGTTGACGGGTTTTGACGGTATCCAACGAATGCATCAACATGTCACCACAAGTCCCTCCAGTACCACCTGCTAGCATTGCCTGCGAGAGAAAAGGGTTGTCAGCATTTTTCCACCATCCAATCTGCAGTCAACAGGGCATCTTGAGAGTGATCATACATGAAGATACGGTGGTCGCGGTTCTTCGTTCTCCATATCCAGAGCCTCTTCCTGACGCCCGCCTCGAGCGGCGCCAAATTCAGTTATCCCATTATCGTACGTAGGTGTCGGGGCGTGTGCTGTGGTGGATGAATCGGAATGCGCCGTCGTTGAGAACAGGCTGTATACTCGCGAAGTGACGCTCATGGCAAGGTGAGCCGACACAGGAATCCCGAGTACGGTCGGGGCCGGAAAACAGGAGAAAAACCTATTGCGTTTCACGAGAGAGGGAGGCGACCCTCGACAGGGATAAATAGGCGAAGAGACGTGAGGGAGAAGTGAGAGAGCCCTATTATGATGGAAGAGTAATCCCCGTTTATCCTCGGGCCCGAAATCAAAATTCTGGCCCGGCGCggtgtttttcttctctccgccTAGGGGCCGCGACGGGCAGAACATGCGTCATTGGATCTGGCCAGTCGGGTCTGCCCTGAGCCATCCGCCCATGTGATTCGTCACGAGACCAGGCTGTGTCCTAAGGCATACAGGCATCACACAACTTGCCGTGTGCAGCTTTTCGAAGGATGGAAGTATGTACACCCCACCAATATTGAACTAAATTGCTAGGTCCAAGCTACTGCTAAAACGTCATCAATGATCGTGAAAGGTTTCATTGCTTGACCGAAAATACCACTACAACTGTTTCCCCATCGCGTCAACGGCAGTGTCAAGGAGAGTAGACACCGGAGTTAGCAGACCTGTCCGGCTTTTGGAAAAACGTCCAGCCTTTCAGATCCAGCCGCGTCATTTCCTTGTCATAAGTCTGCTCCACGGCGACCTTGAAGCTGCGGCTGATGACTTCCTCCTCTGATATGATCCTCTGGGTGCGGCCATCGTCAGGGCAGCTGTCGAATTGCAGTTGAAGATTGCCAACGACAGCCTCGTCCGACTCATCTGACACGGTAGGTACGTCGGCTCCGGGCTCTCCATCCGACTCTGGGGAGGGTCGTTGGGGGACTTTTCCGGGTCCCAAGTCGACATACCGCGTGACGATGAGGACAAGGTATCCACCCTCGAATCTGCGAGTCTCGTACTTGAAGAGCGTCCGGCAATCCCTGCATGGGGTGACGAGCTTGCGGCCTGGCGACACTGGCGGTTGAACATACTGAGAGAAGCTAGCGATCACCTCGCTCAGAGTGGGCTCCCAGTGCGGCCGAGGTCGGCATCGCAGATGCGCGCACTCATTCTGGCGAATGAAGTCTCTCCAGCTTGCAGCAGGATCTTTGACCACTCGGTCTTTGAGAAGAGTCTCGTGGCCGACTCGCATACTCTGAGCTCGAAGGTAAAAGCTCACTGGCTCTGGGGAGACACGAGCGTCGATCGTCGTCACCCTGACAGTGTGCTTCTGAAAAAACATTTCAGGCTCaggaagggtggtcacggCGCTGAGGTACTCTGGCTTCACCTCGACGTATGAAAGCATCTCGGGGTGAATCCCGTATTCTGGTCCGCGAATTTGGCGTCGGGTTGCCAGATGGATGTGCGCAAAGTCGAGGTGGTAGTGGGCGTCCGAGCAGTCCCACACTGCCATTTTGGAAAAAATGGGAGGGATCTGAAATGTCGGGCAGAGCTCATTCTCGAATGAATAGTCTCCAGGATGAGGTACCGCCTCCCAGAGATGAAGCCTGCCACAGTTGTAGCAGAGGTAGTGATCTGGGATATCCTCCACGATTTTCCTCAAGAAGAGACATCTTTCACTCTTAGTGTCGCCTTGTTTGTGCTCTCCAAGAATCTCATCGATCTTTCTCACGCCTTCGCGAGTAACCGcgtccatcatcttccagcaTGATAAGGCGAGAGACGCTTCGTCCGATGGACTCAAGGATCTCATGATCATCAGCATAAGCTCAGGTGGGAGCTCTGTCAAATGCATGGTGGGCAATAATCGAaggctgctgagattgcGCGTCTATTCGGCGGTGAGAAGTCGCGATGAAAGAGAGATATGGGGTTGGgtgagggagaaagaagactTCACAAGGCTCAGTCGACGCAGTGGGAAAGTGAGCTGAGACGTGAAGTGAGAGAGGCAGCAAAGAGGCCGGGAGACCTTGACGAGGTGACGTTGACGAGATAATCGGAAGGTCTGAGAAACCGATAGAGATAGATGTCTGGGTGTGATTGTTTCAAAAAGGTTGCAAGCTCGCGAGtgaggggagaaaaggcaAGTCAGAGTTGATTTGTTTGTGATGAGAGAAAGCTTTTTGGCATAAAAACGTGTTATGCGAATAGGAGATGAGATTTCCTCAACTGAGGCAACATCGAGTTTGTTTTCTCTCACCGTAAAGcaggcaaaaaaaacccgCGCAACGTAGGTCTTGACACACAGCAGCTATACCATTTCTAGCGGCCTCAAATTAGGTCCAAGGCTCAAAAATACCGCCCTGCGCTACGCTCCGAGATGT comes from Penicillium oxalicum strain HP7-1 chromosome I, whole genome shotgun sequence and encodes:
- a CDS encoding Mitochondrial intermembrane space import and assembly protein 40 — protein: MFRPAARALARAPAVAARSPANTRLISTASPVSKPRSWKSIFVRLGLAGGAVYYYNTSNAFAQEPSFSLMSHFSQETTEDSAVTTLDSITPKIREEKAASSSQPKVDAPASSTPAADATADAAAVEINPQVGIESEEPPESAAFNPETGEINWDCPCLGGMAHGPCGEEFRAAFSCFVYSNEEPKGIECIEKFKDMQDCFRQHPDVYGAELEDDEPEGDAPALAAADVNAELAESNQLVPKTHHDVAEKTQDAN
- a CDS encoding putative mitochondrial carrier; its protein translation is MSVTSRVYSLFSTTAHSDSSTTAHAPTPTYDNGITEFGAARGGRQEEALDMENEEPRPPYLHAMLAGGTGGTCGDMLMHSLDTVKTRQQGDPNIPPRYTSMTASYATIYRQEGFFRGLYGGVTPAALGSFPGTVIFFGCYEFTKRAMIDAGINQNIAYLSGGFFADLAASIVYVPSEVLKTRLQLQGRYNNPHFNSGYNYRGLTDAFRTIATIYRDLPFSALQFAFYEQEQNLAKQWVGQRDIGLGLEILTAATAGGMAGVITCPLDVVKTRIQTQQNPPSKSSGRSGSKCTGDHVPKESPRPHAPTSSQAHQSSRAHSRPISTSSPSTSVSPPGAPRLDTSSVFTGLKMIYRTEGFAGWFRGVGPRGVWTSIQSGTMLVMYQYLLKQLEVYQSHLDSDRPL